The Danio rerio strain Tuebingen ecotype United States chromosome 1, GRCz12tu, whole genome shotgun sequence genome includes a region encoding these proteins:
- the best2 gene encoding bestrophin-2a isoform X2 — translation MTVTYTARVANARFCGFSKLLLAWKGSIYKVLYKEFLAFFAMYTAISITYRFFLVDGQKRYFEKLSIYCDNYASLIPMSFVLGFYVTLVVNRWWSQYTSIPLPDRVMCVLSGGVQGSDERGRLLRRTLMRYSSLSALLILRSVSTAVFKRFPTIDHVVEAGFMTREERKKFESLHSPYNKYWIPCVWFTNLAAAARCEGRIKDDNTYKLLLEELNNFRGKCSMLFHYDMISVPLVYTQVVTLAVYSFFLVCLIGRQFLDPGQGYPGHDLDLYVPIFTLLQFFFYAGWLKVAEQLINPFGEDDDDFETNWLIDRNFQVSMMAVDEMYGDLPMMERDRYWNDSNPRPPYTAATLFVLRKPSFQGSTFDMTIPKEEMHFQPLEDIAENLEESGTRNHNLALFNRLLGSAPSPTSFMGGALRRTSAQLRRLTRSASTDPSFSEEEDEDEEEESAGRSAGSLPSGLALDTTQSTVCSCGGLSSPRPALSQLHFYREESQVDKTPAESGRKSPLHLGPKSNLYSSNRSVPDFFSFQSISDPEKVLTPKTQAVNNKAESGLSLLTVPSLKVSAFPENSEREEMQLDSKWLPSQVL, via the exons ATGACAGTCACGTACACCGCCAGAGTAGCCAACGCTCGCTTCTGCGGCTTCTCCAAACTCCTGCTGGCCTGGAAGGGAAGCATCTATAAAGTCCTTTACAAAGAGTTTCTGGCCTTCTTCGCCATGTACACGGCCATCAGCATCACGTAcag ATTCTTCCTTGTGGACGGTCAGAAGAGATACTTCGAAAAGCTTTCCATTTACTGCGACAACTACGCCAGCCTCATCCCAATGTCTTTTGTTTTAG GGTTTTACGTGACGCTAGTGGTGAACCGCTGGTGGAGTCAGTACACGTCCATCCCGCTGCCAGACAGAGTGATGTGTGTTCTGTCGGGTGGTGTTCAGGGCAGTGATGAGCGCGGACGGCTCCTGCGCCGCACACTGATGCGCTACAGCAGTCTGTCCGCTCTGCTGATCCTGCGCTCCGTCAGCACCGCCGTCTTCAAGAGATTCCCCACCATAGACCATGTGGTGGAGGCAG GATTTATGACTCGCGAAGAGCGCAAGAAGTTTGAGAGTTTACACTCGCCATATAACAAGTACTGGATCCCGTGTGTGTGGTTCACTAACCTAGCCGCCGCTGCCCGCTGTGAGGGCCGAATCAAAGACGATAACACCTACAAGCTTCTGCTGGAG GAGCTAAACAACTTCCGGGGGAAGTGCAGCATGCTGTTTCACTACGACATGATCAGCGTACCGTTGGTCTACACTCAG GTCGTGACTCTGGCGGTCTACAGTTTCTTTCTTGTGTGTCTGATTGGTCGCCAGTTTCTGGATCCGGGTCAGGGTTACCCTGGTCATGACCTTGACCTTTACGTCCCCATCTTCACTCTCCTGCAGTTCTTTTTCTATGCGGGCTGGCTGAAG GTGGCAGAGCAGCTCATTAACCCATTTGGAGAGGATGATGATGACTTCGAGACCAACTGGCTGATTGATAGAAACTTCCAG GTGTCTATGATGGCAGTGGATGAGATGTATGGGGATTTACCCATGATGGAGAGAGATCGCTACTGGAACGACTCCAATCCTCGTCCACCGTACACTGCCGCAACGCTCTTCGTGCTGCGCAAACCCTCTTTCCAGGGCTCCACCTTCGACATGAC AATCCCCAAAGAGGAGATGCATTTCCAGCCTCTGGAGGACATTGCTGAAAACCTGGAGGAATCTGGGACTCGGAATCACAACCTGGCCCTTTTTAACCGTCTCCTCGGCTCCGCCCCCTCCCCAACAAGCTTCATGGGTGGAGCTTTACGACGCACCTCCGCCCAGCTGCGCCGATTGACCCGCTCCGCCAGCACAGACCCGTCGTTCTCCGAGGAAGAGGATGAG GATGAGGAAGAGGAGAGCGCAGGCAGGAGCGCAGGATCCCTGCCATCAGGACTGGCTCTGGACACCACACAGAGCACCGTCTGCAGCTGTGGAGGACTCTCCAGCCCCCGTCCCGCACTCTCACAGCTCCACTTCTACAGAGAAGAGTCACAGGTGGACAAAACCCCGGCAGAGTCCGGAAGGAAGAGTCCGCTTCATTTGGGACCCAAATCTAATCTTTACTCCTCAAACCGCTCTGTGCCCGACTTCTTCTCATTTCAGTCTATCAGTGACCCGGAGAAGGTGTTGACACCGAAAACACAAGCGGTTAATAATAAAGCAGAGTCTGGGTTGTCGTTACTCACAGTCCCATCGCTGAAAGTCTCAGCTTTTCCGGAGAACTCTGAACGAGAAGAAATGCAGCTGGATTCAAAATGGCTGCCTTCGCAAGTgctgtaa
- the best2 gene encoding bestrophin-2a isoform X4, with protein MCVLSGGVQGSDERGRLLRRTLMRYSSLSALLILRSVSTAVFKRFPTIDHVVEAGFMTREERKKFESLHSPYNKYWIPCVWFTNLAAAARCEGRIKDDNTYKLLLEELNNFRGKCSMLFHYDMISVPLVYTQVVTLAVYSFFLVCLIGRQFLDPGQGYPGHDLDLYVPIFTLLQFFFYAGWLKVAEQLINPFGEDDDDFETNWLIDRNFQVSMMAVDEMYGDLPMMERDRYWNDSNPRPPYTAATLFVLRKPSFQGSTFDMTIPKEEMHFQPLEDIAENLEESGTRNHNLALFNRLLGSAPSPTSFMGGALRRTSAQLRRLTRSASTDPSFSEEEDEQDEEEESAGRSAGSLPSGLALDTTQSTVCSCGGLSSPRPALSQLHFYREESQVDKTPAESGRKSPLHLGPKSNLYSSNRSVPDFFSFQSISDPEKVLTPKTQAVNNKAESGLSLLTVPSLKVSAFPENSEREEMQLDSKWLPSQVL; from the exons ATGTGTGTTCTGTCGGGTGGTGTTCAGGGCAGTGATGAGCGCGGACGGCTCCTGCGCCGCACACTGATGCGCTACAGCAGTCTGTCCGCTCTGCTGATCCTGCGCTCCGTCAGCACCGCCGTCTTCAAGAGATTCCCCACCATAGACCATGTGGTGGAGGCAG GATTTATGACTCGCGAAGAGCGCAAGAAGTTTGAGAGTTTACACTCGCCATATAACAAGTACTGGATCCCGTGTGTGTGGTTCACTAACCTAGCCGCCGCTGCCCGCTGTGAGGGCCGAATCAAAGACGATAACACCTACAAGCTTCTGCTGGAG GAGCTAAACAACTTCCGGGGGAAGTGCAGCATGCTGTTTCACTACGACATGATCAGCGTACCGTTGGTCTACACTCAG GTCGTGACTCTGGCGGTCTACAGTTTCTTTCTTGTGTGTCTGATTGGTCGCCAGTTTCTGGATCCGGGTCAGGGTTACCCTGGTCATGACCTTGACCTTTACGTCCCCATCTTCACTCTCCTGCAGTTCTTTTTCTATGCGGGCTGGCTGAAG GTGGCAGAGCAGCTCATTAACCCATTTGGAGAGGATGATGATGACTTCGAGACCAACTGGCTGATTGATAGAAACTTCCAG GTGTCTATGATGGCAGTGGATGAGATGTATGGGGATTTACCCATGATGGAGAGAGATCGCTACTGGAACGACTCCAATCCTCGTCCACCGTACACTGCCGCAACGCTCTTCGTGCTGCGCAAACCCTCTTTCCAGGGCTCCACCTTCGACATGAC AATCCCCAAAGAGGAGATGCATTTCCAGCCTCTGGAGGACATTGCTGAAAACCTGGAGGAATCTGGGACTCGGAATCACAACCTGGCCCTTTTTAACCGTCTCCTCGGCTCCGCCCCCTCCCCAACAAGCTTCATGGGTGGAGCTTTACGACGCACCTCCGCCCAGCTGCGCCGATTGACCCGCTCCGCCAGCACAGACCCGTCGTTCTCCGAGGAAGAGGATGAG CAGGATGAGGAAGAGGAGAGCGCAGGCAGGAGCGCAGGATCCCTGCCATCAGGACTGGCTCTGGACACCACACAGAGCACCGTCTGCAGCTGTGGAGGACTCTCCAGCCCCCGTCCCGCACTCTCACAGCTCCACTTCTACAGAGAAGAGTCACAGGTGGACAAAACCCCGGCAGAGTCCGGAAGGAAGAGTCCGCTTCATTTGGGACCCAAATCTAATCTTTACTCCTCAAACCGCTCTGTGCCCGACTTCTTCTCATTTCAGTCTATCAGTGACCCGGAGAAGGTGTTGACACCGAAAACACAAGCGGTTAATAATAAAGCAGAGTCTGGGTTGTCGTTACTCACAGTCCCATCGCTGAAAGTCTCAGCTTTTCCGGAGAACTCTGAACGAGAAGAAATGCAGCTGGATTCAAAATGGCTGCCTTCGCAAGTgctgtaa
- the best2 gene encoding bestrophin-2a isoform X3 has product MCVLSGGVQGSDERGRLLRRTLMRYSSLSALLILRSVSTAVFKRFPTIDHVVEAGFMTREERKKFESLHSPYNKYWIPCVWFTNLAAAARCEGRIKDDNTYKLLLEELNNFRGKCSMLFHYDMISVPLVYTQVVTLAVYSFFLVCLIGRQFLDPGQGYPGHDLDLYVPIFTLLQFFFYAGWLKVAEQLINPFGEDDDDFETNWLIDRNFQVSMMAVDEMYGDLPMMERDRYWNDSNPRPPYTAATLFVLRKPSFQGSTFDMTIPKEEMHFQPLEDIAENLEESGTRNHNLALFNRLLGSAPSPTSFMGGALRRTSAQLRRLTRSASTDPSFSEEEDEDEEEESAGRSAGSLPSGLALDTTQSTVCSCGGLSSPRPALSQLHFYREESQVDKTPAESGRKSPLHLGPKSNLYSSNRSVPDFFSFQSISDPEKVLTPKTQAVNNKAESGLSLLTVPSLKVSAFPENSEREEMQLDSKWLPSQVL; this is encoded by the exons ATGTGTGTTCTGTCGGGTGGTGTTCAGGGCAGTGATGAGCGCGGACGGCTCCTGCGCCGCACACTGATGCGCTACAGCAGTCTGTCCGCTCTGCTGATCCTGCGCTCCGTCAGCACCGCCGTCTTCAAGAGATTCCCCACCATAGACCATGTGGTGGAGGCAG GATTTATGACTCGCGAAGAGCGCAAGAAGTTTGAGAGTTTACACTCGCCATATAACAAGTACTGGATCCCGTGTGTGTGGTTCACTAACCTAGCCGCCGCTGCCCGCTGTGAGGGCCGAATCAAAGACGATAACACCTACAAGCTTCTGCTGGAG GAGCTAAACAACTTCCGGGGGAAGTGCAGCATGCTGTTTCACTACGACATGATCAGCGTACCGTTGGTCTACACTCAG GTCGTGACTCTGGCGGTCTACAGTTTCTTTCTTGTGTGTCTGATTGGTCGCCAGTTTCTGGATCCGGGTCAGGGTTACCCTGGTCATGACCTTGACCTTTACGTCCCCATCTTCACTCTCCTGCAGTTCTTTTTCTATGCGGGCTGGCTGAAG GTGGCAGAGCAGCTCATTAACCCATTTGGAGAGGATGATGATGACTTCGAGACCAACTGGCTGATTGATAGAAACTTCCAG GTGTCTATGATGGCAGTGGATGAGATGTATGGGGATTTACCCATGATGGAGAGAGATCGCTACTGGAACGACTCCAATCCTCGTCCACCGTACACTGCCGCAACGCTCTTCGTGCTGCGCAAACCCTCTTTCCAGGGCTCCACCTTCGACATGAC AATCCCCAAAGAGGAGATGCATTTCCAGCCTCTGGAGGACATTGCTGAAAACCTGGAGGAATCTGGGACTCGGAATCACAACCTGGCCCTTTTTAACCGTCTCCTCGGCTCCGCCCCCTCCCCAACAAGCTTCATGGGTGGAGCTTTACGACGCACCTCCGCCCAGCTGCGCCGATTGACCCGCTCCGCCAGCACAGACCCGTCGTTCTCCGAGGAAGAGGATGAG GATGAGGAAGAGGAGAGCGCAGGCAGGAGCGCAGGATCCCTGCCATCAGGACTGGCTCTGGACACCACACAGAGCACCGTCTGCAGCTGTGGAGGACTCTCCAGCCCCCGTCCCGCACTCTCACAGCTCCACTTCTACAGAGAAGAGTCACAGGTGGACAAAACCCCGGCAGAGTCCGGAAGGAAGAGTCCGCTTCATTTGGGACCCAAATCTAATCTTTACTCCTCAAACCGCTCTGTGCCCGACTTCTTCTCATTTCAGTCTATCAGTGACCCGGAGAAGGTGTTGACACCGAAAACACAAGCGGTTAATAATAAAGCAGAGTCTGGGTTGTCGTTACTCACAGTCCCATCGCTGAAAGTCTCAGCTTTTCCGGAGAACTCTGAACGAGAAGAAATGCAGCTGGATTCAAAATGGCTGCCTTCGCAAGTgctgtaa
- the best2 gene encoding bestrophin-2a isoform X1, with amino-acid sequence MTVTYTARVANARFCGFSKLLLAWKGSIYKVLYKEFLAFFAMYTAISITYRFFLVDGQKRYFEKLSIYCDNYASLIPMSFVLGFYVTLVVNRWWSQYTSIPLPDRVMCVLSGGVQGSDERGRLLRRTLMRYSSLSALLILRSVSTAVFKRFPTIDHVVEAGFMTREERKKFESLHSPYNKYWIPCVWFTNLAAAARCEGRIKDDNTYKLLLEELNNFRGKCSMLFHYDMISVPLVYTQVVTLAVYSFFLVCLIGRQFLDPGQGYPGHDLDLYVPIFTLLQFFFYAGWLKVAEQLINPFGEDDDDFETNWLIDRNFQVSMMAVDEMYGDLPMMERDRYWNDSNPRPPYTAATLFVLRKPSFQGSTFDMTIPKEEMHFQPLEDIAENLEESGTRNHNLALFNRLLGSAPSPTSFMGGALRRTSAQLRRLTRSASTDPSFSEEEDEQDEEEESAGRSAGSLPSGLALDTTQSTVCSCGGLSSPRPALSQLHFYREESQVDKTPAESGRKSPLHLGPKSNLYSSNRSVPDFFSFQSISDPEKVLTPKTQAVNNKAESGLSLLTVPSLKVSAFPENSEREEMQLDSKWLPSQVL; translated from the exons ATGACAGTCACGTACACCGCCAGAGTAGCCAACGCTCGCTTCTGCGGCTTCTCCAAACTCCTGCTGGCCTGGAAGGGAAGCATCTATAAAGTCCTTTACAAAGAGTTTCTGGCCTTCTTCGCCATGTACACGGCCATCAGCATCACGTAcag ATTCTTCCTTGTGGACGGTCAGAAGAGATACTTCGAAAAGCTTTCCATTTACTGCGACAACTACGCCAGCCTCATCCCAATGTCTTTTGTTTTAG GGTTTTACGTGACGCTAGTGGTGAACCGCTGGTGGAGTCAGTACACGTCCATCCCGCTGCCAGACAGAGTGATGTGTGTTCTGTCGGGTGGTGTTCAGGGCAGTGATGAGCGCGGACGGCTCCTGCGCCGCACACTGATGCGCTACAGCAGTCTGTCCGCTCTGCTGATCCTGCGCTCCGTCAGCACCGCCGTCTTCAAGAGATTCCCCACCATAGACCATGTGGTGGAGGCAG GATTTATGACTCGCGAAGAGCGCAAGAAGTTTGAGAGTTTACACTCGCCATATAACAAGTACTGGATCCCGTGTGTGTGGTTCACTAACCTAGCCGCCGCTGCCCGCTGTGAGGGCCGAATCAAAGACGATAACACCTACAAGCTTCTGCTGGAG GAGCTAAACAACTTCCGGGGGAAGTGCAGCATGCTGTTTCACTACGACATGATCAGCGTACCGTTGGTCTACACTCAG GTCGTGACTCTGGCGGTCTACAGTTTCTTTCTTGTGTGTCTGATTGGTCGCCAGTTTCTGGATCCGGGTCAGGGTTACCCTGGTCATGACCTTGACCTTTACGTCCCCATCTTCACTCTCCTGCAGTTCTTTTTCTATGCGGGCTGGCTGAAG GTGGCAGAGCAGCTCATTAACCCATTTGGAGAGGATGATGATGACTTCGAGACCAACTGGCTGATTGATAGAAACTTCCAG GTGTCTATGATGGCAGTGGATGAGATGTATGGGGATTTACCCATGATGGAGAGAGATCGCTACTGGAACGACTCCAATCCTCGTCCACCGTACACTGCCGCAACGCTCTTCGTGCTGCGCAAACCCTCTTTCCAGGGCTCCACCTTCGACATGAC AATCCCCAAAGAGGAGATGCATTTCCAGCCTCTGGAGGACATTGCTGAAAACCTGGAGGAATCTGGGACTCGGAATCACAACCTGGCCCTTTTTAACCGTCTCCTCGGCTCCGCCCCCTCCCCAACAAGCTTCATGGGTGGAGCTTTACGACGCACCTCCGCCCAGCTGCGCCGATTGACCCGCTCCGCCAGCACAGACCCGTCGTTCTCCGAGGAAGAGGATGAG CAGGATGAGGAAGAGGAGAGCGCAGGCAGGAGCGCAGGATCCCTGCCATCAGGACTGGCTCTGGACACCACACAGAGCACCGTCTGCAGCTGTGGAGGACTCTCCAGCCCCCGTCCCGCACTCTCACAGCTCCACTTCTACAGAGAAGAGTCACAGGTGGACAAAACCCCGGCAGAGTCCGGAAGGAAGAGTCCGCTTCATTTGGGACCCAAATCTAATCTTTACTCCTCAAACCGCTCTGTGCCCGACTTCTTCTCATTTCAGTCTATCAGTGACCCGGAGAAGGTGTTGACACCGAAAACACAAGCGGTTAATAATAAAGCAGAGTCTGGGTTGTCGTTACTCACAGTCCCATCGCTGAAAGTCTCAGCTTTTCCGGAGAACTCTGAACGAGAAGAAATGCAGCTGGATTCAAAATGGCTGCCTTCGCAAGTgctgtaa